CCGGCTCCCGATGTCGGCACGCCCAGAGCGTTGAGAAACGGAAAATCCTCGCGCACGGCGCGCCCCATGGGTATCATCTCCCGGACGCGCCGCGCCAGAGGGAGGGATCCGATGGTCTCCTGCGGTCGGGGAAAGGCGGGCGGGAGGGGAAGCCGGGCCCTCTGCAGGCCGCTGTAGATCCGCCGCGCCGCCTGGGGGCCCCGTCGCAGGACCAGGGAGGCCGCCGTGCTGTCCCCGGCGAGTCCCTGGAGCAGGGAGAGGGCCAGTTGGTCGGAGGCGGTCCCCGGCAGGGCGAGGAGCTCCTCCGCAGCCACGATCACCCCATCCAGCGCCGCCAGGGAACGGGGGATGGCCTCAGGGCGCCAGAACCCGCCGACCTCCTTCCACCGCTCCGGATTCCCTTCCGGAAGAAGCTGCTCGATCAGCGCCAGGGCGGTCCCGGCCCTGGCCCGTCCTTCCCGTTTCCAGAGTTGCTCCCACAGCTGGAGCACCGGTTCCTCTCCGTAGGGAGCGGCCAGCTCTCTGTGCAGTGCTTCCATCTGCCCCTGATGCTCCCACTTCCACCTGTACTCCTCGAGGAGTGACTCGTAGTCGGCAAGCCGGCCGTCGCTCCCGGCGCAGGCGCAGAGCGCCGTACCCAGGAGAATGGACAGCCCCAGAACGGCCGGGATCCACCGCTGTTTGCGCATAGTGCCACCTCCTTCGTGAAGGATCCTGTCTTTTTGGTATAACGCAGGATCCTGACTCTGTTCCGTATGTTCAGCGTGATGCAGTGTCAAGGAGACGCTGGACCAGGGAGACGGCCTGGATGGCGTCCCCGGCGTAGCCGTCGGCATCGGCCCGATCCGCGAAGGCCTCGTTGACAGAGGCGCCCCCGATGACCACGGGGAGTCCGGGGAACAGCTCGTGGAGCTGTCGGATCGTCTGCTCCATGGCTTTGGTGGTGGTTGTCATGAGCGCCGAGAGGCCGACCAGTGCGGCGCCGGTCTCCCTGACGGCTTCTACAATCGTCGAGGCCGGCACATTGCGTCCGAGATCCGCCACATCAAAGCCGTGGCTGCGCAGGACCGTGGCGACGACATTCTTCCCGAGGTCGTGCAGGTCTCCTTCGACGGTAGCCAGGACGATGGTGGCCTTCCGCTGCCTCTCTCCCCGCTGTTCCAGCGAGGCCGAGCAGCATTCGCAGATGCGCTGGGCCACCTCGGCCGAGGCGACGAGCTGGGGAAGGAAGAAGTCGCCCCTTTCGTAGTATTCCCCCACCTCCTTCAGCGCAGGGAGCACACCCTCGTTGATGACCCTGAGGGGGTTGGTCCCCTGCCGGATGTGTCGGTCGGCGTCCTCCACGGCACCGTCGAGGACACCCTCCACAATGTGGGTGTGGATCGTCGCGAAGCGTGCCTCTGCCTCCTCCCCTTCCGTAGCGCCGCTCTCCGTGGCCCCTTCCCGGGGTGCTTCAAGAGCGGCCTCTGCGACCGGTGTCGTCTGCGTTCCGGACATGGAGGCAAGAAAGGTCCTTCCCCGGGGATCCCGCCCGGTCAGGAGATCTGCGGCGGCGGTGGTCTCCCCGATACCGGCGGCGACAGGGTCGGCGATCACCATATCGAGCCCGCCCGCTGCAGCCATGGCGAGAAAGACCCTGTTCAGCAACGCCCGGCCGGGCATGCCGTGGGAGATGTTGCTGAGGCCGATGATGCTGGTGAGCCCCATTCCGCTGATTCCCCGAAGGGTGGCGAGTGTCGTGCGGGGGGCCGCGAAGTCGGCACCGGCGGCGAGGACCATGGGGTCCACCACCAGCTGCCAGGCGGGAAAACCTTGCTCGCGGGCCCTCTGCAGGACAGATCGAACCACCGCGAGGCGCTCTTCCGCATGCTCCGGTATGCCTTCGCTGGTGAAGGGAAGCACCGCCAACAGGGCGCCGTAGCGGCGTGCCAGGGAGAAGCCGGTTTCCAGAGCGTGGATGTCGGCGTTGACGGAGTTGATCAGGGGAACACCCGTACAGGCCTGCAGGCCTGCTTCCAGGACCTCGGTATCATCGCTGTCCAGGGAGAGCGGCAAGGGCGCTGTCTGTTCCGTTGTCCGCACCGCTTCTTCCATGGCGCCTTGCTGATCGATGTCGGGGAGACCGAGGTTCAGATTGAGCACCGTTGCCCCCTGCTGGTGCTGCAGTTTGGCCTCCCGTCTGAGGCCGCTGTAATCGCCCGCACGGACCTCGTCAGGGAGGGTGGACTTGCGGGAGAGGTTGATCCGTTCGCCGATCAGCACAAGCGGCGCCCCATTCCCGCAGGGGACTACGGTCTCCCGGCCGGCGAGGCGGGCGCCCGGTGGTGCCGAAGGATTCCGGAGGGGGAGGCTCCCCACAGCTCGTTTCAGGGTCTCGATATAGGCCGGGGTGGTGCCGCAGCAGCCGCCGATGACGGCGGCCCCGGCTTTGACAAGCTCCACGCCGGTTCGGGCGTAGTCCTCGGGACTCCAGAAGTCCTCGTCCTCCGGGAGACCGGCGTTGGCATAGACAAGGACAGGGAGAACGGTGCCGGATGCCAGCTCTTCCACAACCGGGATATAGGCCGCGGGGCCGACACCGCAGTTGGCGCCCACTGCGGAAGCACCGACCGCCTCGGCCCACGCGGCGGCTGCCGCCGGGGTGAAGCCGGTAACGGTGCGTCCGTGGTTCTCAAAGGTGAAGCTCACCATGAAGGGCACCGCTGTGGTGATGTCCTTGAGTGCCGCCACAGCGGCCTTCGCCTCCCGCTGGTCGAGCACGGTTTCGATCTGGATCAGATCGACGCCGCCTTCCAGCAGCCCTCTGATCTGTCTTCTGAAGGCATCCCGCGCTTCCGGAAAGGAGAGGGGGCCCAGCGGTTCAAGGAGGGTGCCCAGGGGGCCTACGGCACCGGCCACAAGGGCACCCCGGCATCCACGCCGTGCCAACCTTGCGGCCTCCCTGTTGATCTCCTCGGTACGGCTGTCGAGATGACGATGCATCAGCTTGAGAGGGCTCCCGCCGAAGGTGTTTGTCTCGACAATCTCCGCTCCGGCCTCTGCATAGGCCCGGTGGATCTCCGCCACCGTCTCCGGGGCACGGAGATTCATCTCCTCGGGGAGCTCCGGCGGAGCCCACCCCCGTTCGGCGAGCAGCGAGCCCATCCCTCCATCCAGCAGGACAGGGGTGTTCCGTTGCTCCAGCAGCGTATCAAAGGATATGGTCATGGAGGAACCTCCCCGGCATTCAGGTATCGATACGCCCGGGACGGACCTCCCTGGCCTGTCCCGGGCGAGCAAAGTGTACTCCCCCTCTTCAGGGAGCGCAACAGGGGCTCGCTGCGCATCTGTGGGCGCTGCGGCTATGGGTGGCTCCGCACCTCCTGCGGTGTGCCGGCGCCCTGGAGCTCACAGTGCTTCAGCGCGCACTGCTCCCGGAATGCTGCGATCTCGGCGTAGAGGTTGCTGTTTGGGGTGTCGCCGAAGAAGGCATGTACCACAGGGACAAGCATCGTCGGATGGTTCCTCCGTGCCTGCTGCAGCAGCCCCTCTATCCTCGCCGTGGCGGCTCCCTCCTGCATGCAGGTGAAGGGCCCCACGTGGAAGACGCCGCAGACCGGTGGCGTCTTCTTCCCGCCGATGTTGCCTTCCATGAACTCCAGGAAGTGCCCTATGGAAAGCGGTGACTCGCCGGTGATGGCGGTGTGGTACCGGTCCTCCCGTTCGAGCAGTTCCGTAACGTCCTTGGGGTGGGGAAGAGAGGGGCGCTGCAGTCCCAGGGAGTCGTAGAGCCGTTGGTATCGGGCGGCAAGGTGCCGCACGTACCGGTCGGCGATGGTGAGCAGGAGCCGCCGGCTGTCCCGGGTGGCGAGCCAGGTGATATAGCGGATCCACTCCGTCACGGGCCCCCTGATCATCTCCAGCCCCTGACGTTCCAGCTCCTCGATCACCGAGGCGGTGTAGGGGTCGTGCTGGCGCATGTAGATCTCTCCGATATAGAGCACCAGGGGGAATCGTCTGTCGGGCTCGGTGCACCGATCTCTGAATATCTGTGCCGTTTCCCTGGCCCACTCCTTGATGGCTCCGAAGCGTGCGCCCTTCTGCTCGATGAGATTGATCAGGGCACCCCGCCGTTTCTCGGCCGAAGCCGCAAAGGCCTCCCTGTCCGCGGCGTAGGGCCGGTAGCGGAGGAGGAGCTCGTCGTAGAGGTCCGCGGCATGCAGGGCCTGTGCCTCCTGGAACGCGATGCCGGCGCGGGCCGAAAAGCTGACGGGCACATCGACAATCTGGGATTCCAGATAGCCGTTCTGGGTCGACGGGGAGGCGATGGGGATCTCCCCGTACCCCAGCTGATCCATGAGGAAACCCAGGATCTCCACGTACTTCCCGAATCGGCAGGGACCGTTGGTGGTGGGGAGGAAGACGGTATATTCCTTGTTCACCCTCTCCTTGCCTTTCCGCTCCGATTCCCCTTCCAGATAGGCAAGGATGTCGCCGATTACCCCCTTCAGCGGGAAACAGGTCTCCATGGGGATCAGCCGGGAAGCGATCTCCCGGGCCGCCGTGGTGTTGGTAGGGAGTACGGAGGCGTCGATCCCGTGGTGTCTGAGTACGGCGGTACCGAAGGTGCTCCCGTGGCCCATATAGGGGATGAGCCAGGTTCTGCCCTTTTTCTTGTCGGTCAGCGCCCGGCGTTTGAAGTTGAAGGCCTCCAGGGGCTGTTCGCCGTAGCTGTGGGCCTGCTGGGCCACCACCCGCTGGTGGGCCTCGGCCCGCGTGACGAAGGGCGCGTTGTTGGACTGGGCGTCTGTCATCAGATGGAGGAAGGGTTTGCCTGCCCGGTTGAAGATCTCGCTTTCCATGGAGAACTTGATCGAGTCGGGACCGCAGGCAAAGTTCATCAGTCGGATCGGGAAGAGCCGCGGATGCGATGCGGTATAGATCGCCGCCTGGGTGATCCGGGCGCTCTGGATCCAGTATTCGTTTTCCACCAGGTCGTCCACAGGGACCTCCCTGTATCGATGTTCGAGAAAGATCTGGGGGATATACTCCATGCCCCGGGTCCTGGCGAACATGCGCCCCGTATTGGAGCTGGCTTCGGGGTCGGTCAATACGTAGTCCCGTCCCAGCCCCACATAACCGTAGCTGTCGCTCTCTTCGAGTTTGTGCAGGAAGGAGTCGCCAACCTTGGCGAGGGTGTCGTGGAACCCTCTCATGCGCTCGTCGGCATAGTCCATGGCTTCCCTGACGGCACGGAGCGAAGGGGTGTGCCCGTGGCGTTTCAGCTCGTCCTGCAGCTCCCGGGCGACCTGCTCCGGTTCCCCCAGGTGCCAGACCGGCCGGATCAGGCGGTTTCGGTCGATATCCGCCATGTCTTCTACGATAAAGCTCTCCGCCTTGGTGAAGATGCAGTAGGTCCGTTCCGGCTCGCCTCTGGCTTCGTCTTTCACGTCGATCAGACTGGGGGTGAAGATGTAGTCGATCTCCTCCCGCCCGGCGAGGTAGGCGGCGTGGCCGGCGGCGATCTTCATGGCGATGCAGAAATCCGTCGAGGCCTTGCTGCTCCCCAGCGAGGATATTCTGCCGTCCGTAATCGGCGAAAGCACTGGGAGAAAGCCCAGTTTCCGGAAGAGGGCGGAGCTCCAGACCGCCAGCTCGCCGACGGTGACGCTGCTGCGCCGGATGCCGATTGTCGGGCCTTCGGGAGCGGCTCCCTCCAGCTCCCCGCAGGTGATCCCGTCGAAATGCCGTTCCAGCAGCCGATGGTAGATCTCTACGTAGTCTGTCTTCTCGTCCTGCCGTCCGCTTTCGCTGTTGCCGAGCGGACAGAACCCCCCGGAGACCACCTGTTCGTCCCCGATGGTGAAAACGGTGAGTTCGCAGTTCCGCTGTCCACAGGAGCGTTCCCCGAAGAACTCCCGGCAGGTGATGCTCTCCTGGTGGAACTCCATGTCTTTTGTTGCCCAGCCCCGGAAGGCGGAGCGCACCTCCCGGCCCTGACGTTCCGCTTCCT
This DNA window, taken from Synergistales bacterium, encodes the following:
- a CDS encoding homocysteine S-methyltransferase family protein, with the protein product MTISFDTLLEQRNTPVLLDGGMGSLLAERGWAPPELPEEMNLRAPETVAEIHRAYAEAGAEIVETNTFGGSPLKLMHRHLDSRTEEINREAARLARRGCRGALVAGAVGPLGTLLEPLGPLSFPEARDAFRRQIRGLLEGGVDLIQIETVLDQREAKAAVAALKDITTAVPFMVSFTFENHGRTVTGFTPAAAAAWAEAVGASAVGANCGVGPAAYIPVVEELASGTVLPVLVYANAGLPEDEDFWSPEDYARTGVELVKAGAAVIGGCCGTTPAYIETLKRAVGSLPLRNPSAPPGARLAGRETVVPCGNGAPLVLIGERINLSRKSTLPDEVRAGDYSGLRREAKLQHQQGATVLNLNLGLPDIDQQGAMEEAVRTTEQTAPLPLSLDSDDTEVLEAGLQACTGVPLINSVNADIHALETGFSLARRYGALLAVLPFTSEGIPEHAEERLAVVRSVLQRAREQGFPAWQLVVDPMVLAAGADFAAPRTTLATLRGISGMGLTSIIGLSNISHGMPGRALLNRVFLAMAAAGGLDMVIADPVAAGIGETTAAADLLTGRDPRGRTFLASMSGTQTTPVAEAALEAPREGATESGATEGEEAEARFATIHTHIVEGVLDGAVEDADRHIRQGTNPLRVINEGVLPALKEVGEYYERGDFFLPQLVASAEVAQRICECCSASLEQRGERQRKATIVLATVEGDLHDLGKNVVATVLRSHGFDVADLGRNVPASTIVEAVRETGAALVGLSALMTTTTKAMEQTIRQLHELFPGLPVVIGGASVNEAFADRADADGYAGDAIQAVSLVQRLLDTASR
- a CDS encoding acyl-CoA dehydratase activase-related protein, encoding MGIQIHLGIDIGTAAIHCIGVSPDRNIVIAPAPVLHHGDPLGCLTALLEVLPRQHPDCTIIDTSFTGSGSALLPQVFPEILHAPEPLSLPRGILALAGGECYLLHSGAKDTFFLHVADREGRPLLVDWGTNSKCGGGSGTLLEKQIRRLFETPALAGRAQSESRQWFLQGRADEQLFGQATEAAQNHEGESGYNARCGVVIQSDVIHDQNEGATKGSIMAKLFDTVAANMCNDVIGNRTLKQDVPLFASGGLFAFPAIRRGLADKTGREARCPQYFHSLAALGIALMARDRNHAALLPLDELWRVTEAAKRERRYAPSLRTALPKVHTYDTERAEQPVPTCSGDPEVVIGVDGGSTTTKAAVIDYRTGRLLDSCYYKTSGDPLGALQRILETFSSSADMWSVKGICTTGSARKLYERVLLSNRRRQEIEQKGMSSLDCAVDEITCHARGIKHWDNDIDTIFEIGGQDMKFTSFRRVAGNASDEVAEARMNYSCQAGAGQTLENMAGFLGFDVEDSLQEAALRAERVPLIDATCGVFMEMEEQRLIAENFSRDEIAAAIVRATAASYFDKFVGGPQHVQQRCSAQGGPTLGKAFLAALAQVTGTDIHAYPHRELFGAYGAALWLRQAIEEAERQGREVRSAFRGWATKDMEFHQESITCREFFGERSCGQRNCELTVFTIGDEQVVSGGFCPLGNSESGRQDEKTDYVEIYHRLLERHFDGITCGELEGAAPEGPTIGIRRSSVTVGELAVWSSALFRKLGFLPVLSPITDGRISSLGSSKASTDFCIAMKIAAGHAAYLAGREEIDYIFTPSLIDVKDEARGEPERTYCIFTKAESFIVEDMADIDRNRLIRPVWHLGEPEQVARELQDELKRHGHTPSLRAVREAMDYADERMRGFHDTLAKVGDSFLHKLEESDSYGYVGLGRDYVLTDPEASSNTGRMFARTRGMEYIPQIFLEHRYREVPVDDLVENEYWIQSARITQAAIYTASHPRLFPIRLMNFACGPDSIKFSMESEIFNRAGKPFLHLMTDAQSNNAPFVTRAEAHQRVVAQQAHSYGEQPLEAFNFKRRALTDKKKGRTWLIPYMGHGSTFGTAVLRHHGIDASVLPTNTTAAREIASRLIPMETCFPLKGVIGDILAYLEGESERKGKERVNKEYTVFLPTTNGPCRFGKYVEILGFLMDQLGYGEIPIASPSTQNGYLESQIVDVPVSFSARAGIAFQEAQALHAADLYDELLLRYRPYAADREAFAASAEKRRGALINLIEQKGARFGAIKEWARETAQIFRDRCTEPDRRFPLVLYIGEIYMRQHDPYTASVIEELERQGLEMIRGPVTEWIRYITWLATRDSRRLLLTIADRYVRHLAARYQRLYDSLGLQRPSLPHPKDVTELLEREDRYHTAITGESPLSIGHFLEFMEGNIGGKKTPPVCGVFHVGPFTCMQEGAATARIEGLLQQARRNHPTMLVPVVHAFFGDTPNSNLYAEIAAFREQCALKHCELQGAGTPQEVRSHP